A single window of Gossypium arboreum isolate Shixiya-1 chromosome 13, ASM2569848v2, whole genome shotgun sequence DNA harbors:
- the LOC108463323 gene encoding B-box zinc finger protein 20-like isoform X1, with amino-acid sequence MKIWCDVCDKEEATVFCSADEAALCEGCDVGVHHANKLAAKHSRFSLLHPSSNEFPLCDICQERRAFLFCQEDRAMFCRECDVSIHRANEITQKHNRFLLTGVKLSPSLSLNPTSSSSETKSSSSHSSKRSRFSLPNNQNFTSPMDKSLASTSTTYRLQDNASISTSNNISEYLMEKLPGWNVDDFPDPSSGGDANGFCKTFKQGKGDYLGNNMAPFSSSEEIWVFEVFVCGWTRTTNFFFHLSFG; translated from the exons atgaAGATTTGGTGTGATGTGTGCGACAAAGAAGAAGCCACAGTGTTTTGCAGTGCGGATGAAGCTGCTCTTTGTGAAGGGTGTGATGTTGGAGTTCACCATGCCAACAAGCTTGCTGCCAAACACTCTCGTTTCTCTCTCCTTCACCCTTCTTCCAATGAATTCCCACTTTGTGATATTTGTCAG GAGAGACGCGCGTTCCTATTTTGTCAAGAAGATAGAGCAATGTTTTGCAGAGAATGCGACGTTTCGATTCACAGAGCCAATGAAATTACCCAGAAACATAACAGGTTTCTTCTCACCGGCGTTAAGCTCTCTCCTTCCCTTTCGTTGAACCCAACTTCATCGTCCTCTGAAACCAAAAGCTCTTCATCCCACTCTTCCAAGAGGTCCCGTTTTTCACTTCCTAATAACCAAAACTTCACTTCTCCAATGGACAAATCATTGGCTTCCACTTCAACCACTTACAGGCTCCAAGATAATGCTTCCATTTCGACGAGCAATAATATATCGGAGTACTTGATGGAAAAGTTACCAGGTTGGAATGTGGATGATTTTCCCGACCCTTCATCTGGTGGTGATGCTAATGGTTTCTGTAAG ACTTTTAAGCAAGGAAAGGGAGATTATTTGGGGAATAATATGGCTCCATTTTCATCATCCGAAGAAATCTGGGTATTTGAAGTTTTTGTTTGCGGATGGACAAGGACGACCAATTTTTTTTTCCATCTCTCTTTCGGTTAA
- the LOC108463323 gene encoding B-box zinc finger protein 20-like isoform X2 has product MKIWCDVCDKEEATVFCSADEAALCEGCDVGVHHANKLAAKHSRFSLLHPSSNEFPLCDICQERRAFLFCQEDRAMFCRECDVSIHRANEITQKHNRFLLTGVKLSPSLSLNPTSSSSETKSSSSHSSKRSRFSLPNNQNFTSPMDKSLASTSTTYRLQDNASISTSNNISEYLMEKLPGWNVDDFPDPSSGGDANGFYF; this is encoded by the exons atgaAGATTTGGTGTGATGTGTGCGACAAAGAAGAAGCCACAGTGTTTTGCAGTGCGGATGAAGCTGCTCTTTGTGAAGGGTGTGATGTTGGAGTTCACCATGCCAACAAGCTTGCTGCCAAACACTCTCGTTTCTCTCTCCTTCACCCTTCTTCCAATGAATTCCCACTTTGTGATATTTGTCAG GAGAGACGCGCGTTCCTATTTTGTCAAGAAGATAGAGCAATGTTTTGCAGAGAATGCGACGTTTCGATTCACAGAGCCAATGAAATTACCCAGAAACATAACAGGTTTCTTCTCACCGGCGTTAAGCTCTCTCCTTCCCTTTCGTTGAACCCAACTTCATCGTCCTCTGAAACCAAAAGCTCTTCATCCCACTCTTCCAAGAGGTCCCGTTTTTCACTTCCTAATAACCAAAACTTCACTTCTCCAATGGACAAATCATTGGCTTCCACTTCAACCACTTACAGGCTCCAAGATAATGCTTCCATTTCGACGAGCAATAATATATCGGAGTACTTGATGGAAAAGTTACCAGGTTGGAATGTGGATGATTTTCCCGACCCTTCATCTGGTGGTGATGCTAATGGTTTCT ACTTTTAA
- the LOC108464082 gene encoding kinesin-like protein KIN-7D, mitochondrial, with translation MASSSRARSSSPFSYRKTPSPFSSTSSTSSFMSNKLMPRTCSSSASSYFNSGGGYGTRSMTPSRSRYDSTYQGSRGYNAHSPVAYAPEEIVGEPMEASRSGDSISVTIRFRPLNEREFQRGDEIAWYADGDKIVRNECNPATAYAFDRVFGPHATSQEVYEITAKPVVKAAMEGVNGTVFAYGVTSSGKTHTMHGDHNAPGIIPLAIKDVFSIIQDTPGREFLLRVSYLEIYNEVINDLLDPTGQNLRVREDAQGTYVEGIKEEVVLSPGHALSFIAAGEEHRHVGSNNFNLFSSRSHTIFTLMIESSAHGDEYDGVVFSQLNLIDLAGSESSKTETTGLRRKEGSYINKSLLTLGTVIGKLSEGKASHVPYRDSKLTRLLQSSLSGHGHVSLICTVTPASSNMEETHNTLKFASRAKHVEIYASRNKIIDEKSLIKKYQKEISVLKQELDQLRQGMVVGVNHEELMILRQQLEEGQVKMQSRLEEEEEAKAALMSRIQRLTKLILVSSKNTIPGCLSDLPTQRSLSVCEDDKLDVQDDGTILIDSENKKGSLSSLEALASDPSYEFKHRRSSSRRNNELSPSSSSIPEATQSGDLISGTKLLAGGITSDQMDLLVEQVKMLAGEIAFSTSTLKRLVDQSVNDPDSSKAQIQNLEREIQEKRRQMRVLEQRIIESGEASIANASFVDMQQTVMRLMTQCNEKSFELEIKSADNRILQEQLQNKCSENEELQNKVNLLEQRLASLSGDKLSLSSEQGISEEYADELRKKVQYQGTENEKLKLEQVQLSEENSGLRVQNQKLAEEASYAKELASAAAVELKNLASEVTKLSVQNAKLEKELLAARELANTRASSNQAVNGFNRKYSDSGRPGRKGRLSGLPHDLSGAAGDDFESWNLDLDDLKMELQARKQREAALEATLAEREFIEDEYRKKIEEAKKKEESLENDLANMWVLVAKLKKEVSATLESNTDKQNSHGMDNVEDPKANNNESNNVLKERQVSEVSSKPANEIPKEEPLVVRLKARMQEMKEKELKSLGNGDANSHMCKVCFESPTAAILLPCRHFYLCKSCSLACSECPICRTKISDRLFAFPS, from the exons ATGGCCTCTTCTTCTCGAGCAAGGAGCAGTTCGCCGTTTTCGTATCGGAAAACTCCCAGTCCGTTCTCTTCAACTTCTTCAACTTCTTCGTTTATGAGCAACAAACTAATGCCTCGTACGTGCTCTTCGTCGGCGTCTTCCTATTTCAATTCGGGAGGTGGATACGGTACTCGATCCATGACGCCGAGTCGGTCCAGGTATGATTCGACGTACCAGGGTTCACGCGGTTACAATGCTCACTCACCGGTGGCTTACGCGCCGGAGGAGATAGTTGGCGAGCCGATGGAAGCGTCGAGATCGGGAGATAGTATTTCAGTTACGATTCGGTTTCGGCCATTGAA TGAAAGGGAATTTCAGAGAGGGGACGAGATCGCGTGGTATGCGGACGGGGATaaaattgtgagaaatgagtgTAATCCAGCAACAGCTTACGCATTTG acAGAGTATTTGGACCTCATGCAACTTCTCAAGAGGTTTATGAAATAACTGCTAAACCAGTAGTGAAGGCTGCAATGGAAGGTGTTAATG GAACTGTTTTTGCTTATGGTGTTACAAGTAGTGGGAAGACGCACACCATGCAT GGAGACCATAATGCTCCTGGCATTATACCATTGGCAATAAAGGATGTGTTCAGCATTATCCAAGAT ACTCCAGGGCGAGAATTCTTGCTACGTGTGTCATATCTTGAAATCTACAACGAG GTGATAAATGACTTACTTGATCCAACTGGTCAAAACTTGCGTGTTAGAGAAGATGCCCAG GGAACATACGTTGAGGGCATAAAAGAAGAAGTGGTTTTGTCTCCTGGGCATGCCCTTTCGTTTATTGCTGCAGGGGAAG AGCATCGTCATGTTGGTTCAAATAACTTCAATCTGTTCAGTAGCCGAAGTCACACCATATTCACATTG ATGATTGAGAGTAGTGCTCACGGTGATGAATATGATGGAGTGGTCTTCTCTCAGCTT AACTTGATTGATTTAGCCGGATCTGAGAGTTCAAAAACTGAGACAACTGGGTTAAGGAGAAAGGAAGGATCTTACATAAACAAAAGTCTTTTGACTCTTGGAACT GTAATTGGAAAGTTAAGTGAAGGAAAAGCATCCCATGTTCCTTATCGAGACTCCAAGCTTACCCGCCTTTTGCAATCTTCACTTAGTGGGCATGGACATGTTTCG CTCATTTGTACAGTTACACCTGCTTCCAGTAATATGGAAGAAACTCATAATACCCTAAAGTTTGCTAGCAGGGCAAAGCATGTCGAAATCTACGCTTCTCGTAATAAG ATTATTGATGAAAAATCATTGATTAAGAAGTATCAAAAGGAAATTTCAGTCCTCAAACAGGAACTTGATCAACTAAGGCAGGGAATGGTTGTTGGAGTTAATCATGAAGAACTTATGATCCTAAGGCAACAG TTGGAAGAAGGTCAGGTGAAAATGCAGTCAagactagaggaagaagaggaagccaAAGCTGCTTTGATGAGCAGAATTCAAAGGCTTACCAAGCTTATACTTGTTTCTTCCAAAAATACAATTCCTGGATGTTTGAGTGATTTACCAACTCAACGGAGTCTTTCTGTTTGTGAGGATGAT AAACTGGATGTACAGGATGATGGTACCATACTCATAGATAGTGAGAATAAAAAAGGCTCTTTATCTTCTCTTGAGGCACTTGCTTCTGATCCATCTTATGAGTTTAAACACCGAAGATCCTCCAGCAGGAGGAATAATGAGCTCTCACCATCTAGCAGTTCTATCCCTGAGGCAACTCAATCGGGTGATCTTATTAGTGGGACTAAACTGCTGGCA GGTGGGATAACATCAGATCAGATGGACCTTCTTGTTGAGCAAGTTAAGATGCTTGCTGGAGAGATTGCATTTAGCACCAGTACCCTGAAACGCCTGGTGGACCAGTCTGTAAATGATCCTGATAGCTCAAAAGCTCAG ATTCAGAATTTGGAAAGAGAGATTCAGGAGAAGAGAAGGCAAATGAGGGTGTTAGAGCAGCGTATAATTGAGAGTGGTGAAGCTTCAATCGCTAATGCTTCATTTGTGGATATGCAGCAG ACAGTTATGAGATTGATGACACAATGTAACGAAAAGAGTTTTGAGCTGGAG ATAAAATCAGCAGATAATCGTATCCTCCAAGAACAATTGCAGAACAAG TGTTCTGAGAATGAGGAATTGCAGAATAAGGTGAATCTCCTGGAGCAGCGGTTGGCATCTTTGTCTGGTGACAAATTATCCTTGTCCTCTGAACAAGGAATATCTGAAGAATATGCTGATGAGTTAAGAAAAAAGGTTCAATATCAG GGGACTGAGAATGAAAAACTAAAACTAGAACAGGTACAGCTTTCAGAGGAGAACAGTGGGTTGCGTGTCCAAAACCAAAAACTGGCTGAAGAAGCTTCATATGCAAAAGAATTGGCGTCTGCTGCTGCTGTTGAGTTAAAGAATTTGGCTAGTGAGGTGACAAAGCTCTCAGTACAGAATGCAAAACTGGAGAAGGAATTATTGGCTGCTCGAGAGTTGGCAAACACTAGAGCTTCTTCTAATCAGGCTGTCAATGGTTTCAACCGCAAGTACAGTGACAGTGGGAGACCTGGGAGGAAGGGACGGCTCTCTGGCCTCCCTCATGACCTATCTGGAGCAGCTGGTGATGATTTTGAGTCGTGGAATCTTGATCTAGATGATCTAAAGATGGAACTGCAGGCTAGGAAACAACGGGAGGCAGCTCTTGAAGCTACACTAGCTGAGAGGGAATTCATAGAAGATGAATACAGGAAAAAGATTGAAGAAGCAAAGAAGAAGGAGGAATCTCTAGAGAACGACTTAGCTAACATGTGGGTGCTTGTTGCTAAGTTGAAGAAAGAGGTATCTGCTACACTTGAGAGTAATACAGATAAGCAAAATAGTCATGGAATGGATAATGTTGAAGATCCAAAAGCAAACAACAATGAGAGTAACAATGTCCTGAAAGAGCGACAAGTTTCAGAAGTGTCATCAAAACCAGCCAATGAAATACCCAAGGAAGAACCCCTGGTTGTTCGGCTAAAG GCCCGAATGCAAGAGATGAAGGAAAAAGAGCTCAAATCCCTGGGAAATGGAGATGCCAATTCCCATATGTGTAAAGTATGCTTCGAGTCACCAACTGCAGCAATTCTTCTCCCTTGCCGGCATTTCTATT TATGTAAATCTTGCTCGCTTGCTTGTTCCGAGTGTCCAATATGTCGCACAAAGATATCAGACAGGCTTTTTGCATTCCCTTCTTGA